In a genomic window of Candidatus Zymogenus saltonus:
- a CDS encoding TetR/AcrR family transcriptional regulator — MKVNDKYIEERILERTAELISRMGLKGWNMDTLASEAGLAKNTLYKIIGSKEELVERVAKRSIRSVQSRLVEIIDGEGEYVDILRRMITEFPILLSAVRADSMREIFLEYPAVEKGVRVHQDELTDRVLDFIETGIEKGILRGDVTAGFIFDLLRAIVIFHIGSGAGAVGDELSKRIGLSFDCLFNGLKV; from the coding sequence GTGAAGGTAAACGACAAATATATTGAAGAGAGGATATTGGAGAGGACAGCGGAGCTAATCAGCCGGATGGGTCTCAAGGGCTGGAACATGGACACCCTCGCCTCTGAGGCGGGTCTTGCAAAAAACACCCTCTATAAGATCATCGGCTCCAAGGAGGAGCTGGTGGAGAGGGTGGCGAAGAGAAGCATCAGGAGCGTCCAGTCTCGCCTCGTTGAGATCATCGATGGGGAGGGGGAATATGTGGATATTTTAAGGAGGATGATCACCGAATTCCCAATCCTCTTGAGCGCCGTCAGGGCTGATTCGATGCGGGAGATATTTCTCGAATACCCCGCAGTGGAAAAGGGAGTCAGGGTGCACCAGGACGAGCTGACCGATCGGGTCTTAGATTTTATCGAAACGGGGATAGAGAAGGGTATATTGAGGGGGGACGTTACAGCGGGTTTCATCTTCGACCTCCTGAGGGCGATAGTGATTTTTCACATCGGGAGCGGAGCGGGAGCGGTGGGAGACGAGCTCTCGAAAAGGATCGGTCTCTCCTTCGACTGCCTCTTCAATGGGCTGAAGGTGTAG
- a CDS encoding DMT family transporter, with translation MSQKPMDLRGSAMAVILSIIFGSNALAIKVSLIGIPPAASAAIRFIIASLIFYTYARFKKMELAMTARQWGHVAVLGFLFGVQFTIFYAGVNYTTVSRAAILMNTQPFFVAILAHFFLVDDRLNLRKIVGILLAFAGVLILFYRSGGEGASEHNCLLGDLLVLIAAISWASQTIYIKRWLDEWESLHLVLHPIAIGIVVLCISHLIFERNIMLVLNREVVVSILYQSVFVAGMGYLAWTNLLLRYKATHLSAFIFLMPLSGVLLGTIFMKDPVTARLIGGLVLIVIGILVVNIRPKEFFLVQE, from the coding sequence ATGTCACAAAAGCCAATGGACCTCAGGGGCTCGGCCATGGCGGTGATTCTGAGCATCATCTTCGGGTCGAACGCCCTTGCAATCAAGGTATCGCTGATCGGGATACCCCCCGCCGCGTCCGCCGCAATACGCTTTATAATAGCGTCGCTCATTTTCTACACCTACGCCAGATTCAAGAAGATGGAGCTTGCTATGACGGCGAGGCAGTGGGGACACGTGGCGGTCCTCGGATTCTTATTCGGGGTGCAATTCACGATTTTCTACGCCGGTGTGAATTACACCACCGTCTCCCGCGCCGCAATCCTGATGAACACCCAGCCGTTTTTTGTAGCCATTCTCGCCCACTTCTTCCTCGTGGACGACAGGCTCAACTTGAGGAAGATCGTTGGGATACTCCTGGCCTTTGCGGGAGTCTTGATCCTGTTTTACCGGAGTGGAGGGGAGGGAGCTTCGGAGCATAATTGCCTCTTGGGCGATCTTCTGGTGCTTATCGCCGCGATCAGCTGGGCGTCCCAGACAATCTATATTAAACGATGGCTCGATGAATGGGAAAGTCTCCACCTCGTGCTTCACCCGATAGCGATAGGGATAGTCGTCCTCTGCATATCCCACCTCATCTTCGAGCGAAACATAATGCTTGTGCTTAACAGGGAGGTCGTTGTCTCCATCCTCTACCAGTCGGTCTTTGTGGCTGGGATGGGCTACTTGGCCTGGACAAACCTCCTTTTGAGATACAAGGCCACCCACCTGTCCGCCTTTATCTTCCTGATGCCCCTTTCCGGCGTGCTCCTTGGAACGATCTTTATGAAAGACCCTGTGACGGCGCGGTTGATAGGGGGGCTTGTATTAATCGTCATCGGCATCCTCGTCGTAAACATCAGGCCGAAGGAGTTCTTCCTCGTTCAGGAATAG